A region from the Nitrospirota bacterium genome encodes:
- a CDS encoding DMT family transporter: MHAGISQALLAAVLFGASTPLAKALVGATSPLILAGLLYLGSGLGLIAWRALRRNSASEAPPEAPLARPDLPWLAGAVVVGGVIGPALLMWGLISVQGATASLLLNLEGVFTALIAWFVFRENFDARIALGMGLIVAAGALLSWDGSASVALPLGALAVIGACLCWAIDNNLTRKVAAGDAVQIAAIKGLAAGSTNLVLGILLAGTLPPLVHAAGALVLGFFGYGVSLVLFVLALRHLGTARTGAYFSVAPFAGALIAMLFFGERPGPWFWTAAGLMAAGVWLHLTERHAHEHTHEPLRHAHRHVHDAHHPHAHDFEWDGIEPHAHEHVHAPITHAHPHYPDLHHRHRH; encoded by the coding sequence ATGCACGCCGGCATCTCCCAGGCATTGCTCGCTGCCGTGTTGTTCGGGGCGAGCACGCCGCTGGCGAAGGCGCTGGTGGGCGCGACTTCGCCCCTGATCCTCGCGGGTCTGCTCTATCTCGGCAGCGGCCTGGGCCTCATCGCCTGGCGCGCCCTGCGGCGAAATTCCGCGTCAGAGGCACCGCCCGAAGCACCCTTGGCGCGCCCGGACCTGCCCTGGCTCGCGGGCGCGGTGGTCGTCGGCGGGGTGATCGGTCCGGCCCTGCTCATGTGGGGCCTGATCTCTGTGCAAGGCGCGACCGCCTCGCTGTTGCTCAACCTGGAGGGCGTGTTCACGGCGCTCATCGCCTGGTTCGTGTTCCGCGAGAACTTCGACGCGCGGATCGCGCTGGGCATGGGGCTGATCGTGGCCGCGGGCGCGCTGCTGTCATGGGATGGATCGGCCAGCGTAGCGCTCCCCCTGGGCGCCTTGGCAGTGATCGGCGCGTGCCTGTGCTGGGCAATAGACAACAATCTGACCCGCAAGGTGGCGGCGGGCGACGCCGTGCAAATCGCCGCCATCAAGGGTCTCGCCGCCGGGAGCACCAACCTGGTGCTGGGCATCCTCTTGGCAGGAACTTTGCCACCTCTCGTGCACGCCGCCGGGGCGCTCGTGCTCGGTTTCTTCGGCTACGGCGTGAGCCTGGTGTTGTTCGTCCTGGCGCTGCGCCACCTCGGCACGGCGCGCACCGGCGCCTATTTTTCCGTCGCGCCGTTCGCCGGCGCGCTGATCGCCATGCTGTTTTTCGGGGAGCGCCCCGGACCCTGGTTCTGGACGGCGGCGGGCCTGATGGCTGCCGGGGTCTGGCTGCATCTCACCGAACGCCATGCGCATGAACACACCCACGAGCCGCTGCGTCACGCGCACCGGCACGTGCATGACGCACACCACCCGCATGCGCATGATTTCGAATGGGACGGCATCGAGCCCCATGCCCATGAGCATGTCCATGCGCCGATCACGCATGCGCATCCGCATTATCCCGACCTGCATCACCGGCATAGACACTGA
- a CDS encoding helix-turn-helix domain-containing protein, protein MSIKHLNQRQLADRWGVSEATLERWRSEGIGPVFLKIQGRVLYRVEDVESYEAECLRKSTSERVGAGGVA, encoded by the coding sequence GTGAGTATCAAACACCTCAACCAACGCCAACTGGCCGACCGTTGGGGCGTCAGCGAAGCCACCCTGGAACGCTGGCGCTCCGAAGGAATCGGGCCGGTTTTTCTCAAGATCCAGGGGCGCGTGCTCTACCGCGTCGAGGACGTCGAGTCCTACGAGGCGGAGTGCCTGCGCAAGAGCACCTCCGAGCGCGTCGGCGCGGGAGGTGTGGCATGA
- a CDS encoding recombinase family protein, translating into MSEALKRRLRCAVYTRKSTEEGLDQEYNSIDAQRDAGHAYIASQRAEGWIPVADDYDDPAYSGGNMDRPALKRLLADIEAGKVDIVVVYKIDRLTRSLTDFSRMIDVFERHGVSFVSVTQQFNTTTSMGRLMLNILLSFAQFEREVTGERIRDKIAASKRKGMWMGGVPPLGYDVENRRLVPNEREAKIVRHIFQRFVELGSSTLLVKELRLDGVTSKAWTTQDGRVREGKLIDKSLVYKILNNRVYLGEIRHRDQWYAGEHPTIVERKLWDAVQAILAQNSRVRGNNTRARVPFLLKGIVVGIDGRALTPWSTRKKNGRIYRYYLPTRENKEHAGASGLPRLPAGELEAAVLEQMRRVLRAPDMVAGVAERATRLDPSLDEAQVTVAVTRLDAIWDQLFPAEQQRIVRLLIDKVIVSPNDIEVRFRPNGIEVLALELRPEPTPETLEEAVA; encoded by the coding sequence ATGAGCGAAGCCCTGAAGCGCCGCCTGCGCTGCGCCGTCTACACCCGCAAGTCCACCGAGGAGGGGCTCGACCAGGAATACAACTCCATCGATGCCCAGCGCGACGCCGGCCACGCCTACATCGCCAGCCAGCGCGCCGAGGGCTGGATTCCGGTGGCCGACGACTACGACGATCCGGCCTACTCGGGCGGCAACATGGACCGGCCGGCGCTCAAGCGGCTGCTCGCCGACATCGAGGCCGGCAAGGTCGACATCGTGGTGGTCTACAAGATCGACCGCCTGACGCGATCGCTGACCGACTTCTCGCGCATGATCGACGTCTTCGAGCGGCACGGCGTCTCCTTCGTCTCGGTCACCCAGCAGTTCAACACCACCACCTCGATGGGGCGGTTGATGCTCAACATCCTGCTGTCCTTCGCCCAGTTCGAGCGCGAGGTGACGGGAGAGCGCATCCGCGACAAGATCGCCGCCAGCAAGCGCAAGGGCATGTGGATGGGCGGCGTGCCGCCGCTCGGCTACGACGTCGAGAACCGGAGGCTGGTGCCCAACGAGCGCGAGGCCAAGATCGTCCGCCACATCTTCCAGCGTTTCGTCGAACTCGGCTCGTCGACCCTGCTCGTGAAGGAGCTGCGCCTCGACGGCGTGACCTCCAAGGCCTGGACCACCCAGGACGGGCGGGTGCGCGAGGGTAAGCTCATCGACAAGAGCCTCGTCTACAAGATCCTCAACAACCGGGTCTACCTGGGCGAGATACGCCACCGCGATCAGTGGTATGCCGGCGAGCATCCGACCATCGTCGAACGCAAACTGTGGGACGCCGTCCAGGCGATCCTCGCGCAGAACTCGCGTGTGCGAGGCAATAACACCCGCGCCCGGGTGCCGTTCCTGCTCAAGGGGATCGTCGTGGGAATCGATGGACGGGCGCTCACGCCCTGGTCCACGCGCAAGAAGAACGGACGTATCTACCGCTACTACCTGCCGACTCGGGAGAACAAGGAGCACGCCGGCGCCTCCGGGCTGCCGCGCTTGCCGGCCGGTGAGCTGGAGGCCGCCGTGCTGGAGCAGATGCGCCGGGTGCTGCGCGCACCGGACATGGTCGCCGGGGTGGCCGAGCGTGCCACCCGGCTCGATCCCTCCCTGGACGAGGCCCAGGTCACGGTGGCCGTGACCCGGCTGGATGCGATCTGGGATCAGCTCTTTCCGGCCGAGCAGCAGCGCATCGTGCGGCTCCTCATCGACAAGGTGATCGTCTCGCCGAACGACATCGAGGTGCGGTTCCGGCCCAACGGCATCGAGGTGCTCGCCCTAGAGCTGCGCCCCGAGCCCACCCCGGAAACCCTTGAGGAGGCGGTGGCATGA
- a CDS encoding XRE family transcriptional regulator, with translation MFGERLKLARKRSGLSLRGLADAIDHAVSAQAIGRYERDEMLPGSATALKLAKALGVPLSYLFSPSEIRLEGVEFRKTAATRAQERAMVEAAVLDSLDRYLLVEDLLEIGSHVWDKPEGAPFEVADLNDAETAAESVRQAWNLGGDAIPNVTELLEEHGIKVLKLDFPLSVDGLTCRVARPDKEKVPVIVGSVAKSVERRRFTLAHELGHMVMAIEGDLDEEKACQRFASALLMPREDLLFEVGQRRHAFGYAEIVEIKRMYGVSAAALIVRLRDLGVITEGTLQTVFRGIGRTWRKAEPEPLPENEEPRRFQRLVLRALAEDVISLPKAAELLRKSTGEVNRIMSGPAG, from the coding sequence ATGTTCGGCGAAAGATTGAAACTGGCCCGCAAGCGCTCCGGCCTGTCCCTGCGGGGACTGGCCGACGCCATCGACCATGCGGTCAGCGCCCAGGCGATCGGCCGCTATGAGCGCGACGAGATGCTGCCGGGGTCGGCGACCGCCCTGAAGCTCGCCAAGGCGCTCGGCGTTCCCCTGAGCTACCTCTTCAGCCCCTCGGAGATCCGCCTCGAGGGGGTGGAGTTTCGCAAGACCGCCGCGACCCGGGCCCAGGAGCGCGCCATGGTGGAAGCCGCCGTCCTGGACAGCCTCGACCGCTACCTGCTCGTCGAGGACTTGCTGGAGATCGGCAGCCATGTGTGGGACAAGCCCGAAGGGGCCCCCTTCGAGGTCGCCGACCTCAATGACGCGGAGACCGCCGCCGAGAGCGTCCGTCAGGCCTGGAACCTGGGTGGCGACGCGATCCCCAACGTGACCGAGCTGCTCGAAGAGCACGGCATCAAGGTGCTCAAGCTCGACTTCCCGCTCTCGGTCGACGGGCTGACTTGCCGGGTGGCCCGGCCGGACAAGGAGAAGGTTCCGGTCATCGTCGGCTCGGTGGCGAAATCGGTGGAGCGCCGCCGCTTCACCCTGGCCCACGAACTCGGCCATATGGTCATGGCGATCGAAGGTGACTTGGACGAGGAGAAGGCGTGCCAGCGCTTCGCCAGCGCCCTGCTGATGCCGCGAGAGGACCTGCTGTTCGAGGTCGGCCAGCGCCGCCACGCCTTCGGCTACGCCGAGATCGTCGAGATCAAGCGCATGTACGGCGTCAGCGCCGCCGCCCTGATCGTCCGGCTGCGCGACCTCGGCGTCATCACCGAGGGCACCCTGCAGACCGTGTTTCGCGGCATCGGCCGCACCTGGCGCAAGGCCGAGCCCGAGCCGCTCCCGGAGAACGAGGAACCCCGGCGCTTCCAGCGCCTGGTGCTCCGCGCCCTGGCAGAGGACGTCATCTCGCTCCCCAAGGCCGCAGAACTGCTGCGCAAGAGCACGGGCGAGGTGAACCGGATCATGTCGGGGCCCGCGGGGTGA
- a CDS encoding DUF2924 domain-containing protein, translating to MKASTVPPTPPSVVARIAGLPDLSIEEMRALWRELFGSDNPTPNRQFMERRIAYKLQEIEFRKVDPNLLERNKRRIKALMETGKVRKLDRDIRLMPGTVLTREYQGIEHRVTVAQDGQYEFEGRRYPSLSMIAREITGTRWSGPLFFGVKAPAKQKHPKKQGGRR from the coding sequence ATGAAGGCAAGCACCGTCCCACCCACCCCGCCGAGCGTCGTCGCCCGGATCGCCGGGCTCCCGGATCTCTCGATAGAGGAAATGCGGGCGCTTTGGCGAGAACTCTTCGGTAGCGACAATCCAACGCCCAATCGTCAGTTCATGGAGCGGCGGATCGCCTACAAGCTGCAGGAGATCGAGTTCCGCAAGGTCGATCCCAACCTGCTAGAGCGCAACAAGCGGCGCATCAAGGCCCTGATGGAGACCGGCAAGGTGCGCAAGCTCGACCGCGACATCCGCCTGATGCCCGGCACCGTACTCACCCGCGAGTACCAGGGGATCGAGCACCGGGTGACGGTCGCCCAGGACGGACAGTACGAGTTCGAGGGCAGGCGCTACCCGAGCCTCTCCATGATCGCCCGCGAGATCACCGGCACACGGTGGTCCGGGCCGCTCTTCTTCGGCGTGAAGGCGCCGGCCAAGCAGAAGCATCCGAAGAAGCAGGGAGGCCGGCGATGA